The following DNA comes from Hordeum vulgare subsp. vulgare chromosome 3H, MorexV3_pseudomolecules_assembly, whole genome shotgun sequence.
atttacttaatgaatcacaagtctgaaatattgaaaagttcaattctgtttcggagtgaagttcgtcgtaacgagaggataaactgtctgcgatatgatcatagaaatgaatatctgagttacgagttttggtacgcagttaagacaatgtggaaatagtttcgcagctcatgccacctagaacatcatagtatgatgatgtgtctgaacgtcatagccacacactatttggtatggtgcatactatgatgtctcttatcgaattaccactatcgtttatgggttatgcattagatacaaccgcactcactttaaatagggcaccgcgtatttccgttgagatgacacggtatagactgaggtttagagaaatctaaactgtcgtttcttgaaagtttggggcttcgacacttatgtgaaaaagtttcagtctgataagctcgaacccaaagcggataaatgcttcttcatagggtatccaaaacagttgggtacatctcctatctcagatccgaaagcaaagtatttgtgtctagaaatggatcctttctcgaggaaaggtttctctcgaaagaattgagtgggagggtagtagaacttgatgaggttactgaaccatcacttcaaccagtgtgtagcagggcgcaggaagttgttcctgtggcgcctacaccaattgaagtggaagctgatgatggtgatcattgagcttcgaatcaagttactacaaaacctcgtaggtcgacaaggtcgcgtactgctgcagagtagtacggtaaccctgtcttggaggtcatgttgttgagcaacagtgaacctacgagttatggagaaagcgatggtgggcccagattccgacaaatggctggaagccatgaaatccgagagaggatccatgtgtgaaaacaaagtgtagactttggaagaattacttgatggtcataggactattgagtaaagatggatctttaaaggaaaacagacgatgatggtgataagtcactattgagaaaagctcgacttgtcgcaaagatgttttcgacaagatcaaacagttgactatgatgagactttctcactcgtagcgatgctaaaggtctgttagaattatgttagttgttgatgcattatttatgaaatattgcacgtaggatgtcaaaacattgtttcctcgatggtttccttgagcaaacattgtatgtgatacaaccagaaggttttgtcgatcctaaagatactagcaagtatgcaagctccagtgatccttcaatggactggtgcaagcatctcggagttggaatatacactttgataagatgatcaaggattttgggtttgtacaaggtttatgagaaacttgtatttccaaagaagtgagtgggagcactatagaatttctgataggtatatgtggttgacatattgtggatcagaagtaatgtagaatttctgtaaagcatacaaggttgttttgaaagaagttttcaaaggagtacctggattacgctacttgaacgttgagcatcaaagatctatggagatggatcgaaaagcgcttaatggaagttttcaacaagatgcatgccttgacaagtttttgaaaggagttcaaaatagatcagcaaagaaggagttcttggttgcgttgtgaggtgtgaatttgagtaagactcaaaacccgaccccggcagaataaagagaatagatgaaggtcgtcttctatgcattagccgtagactctaaagtatgccatgctgagtaccgcacctgatgtgtgccttgcggcaagtcagttaaagaggtacacagagtgatccaggattgaatcactgatcagcggtcaaagttatccttagtaactaaatagactaaggaatttttctcgattatggaggtggttaaagagtttgtcgtaaagggttacgttgatgcaagctttgacactaatccgaataactatgagtagtgaaacggattcgtatagtagagtagatgtttggagtatttccgaatagcacatagtagcagcatctataagatgacataaagatttgtaaagaacacacggatctgaaagtttcagaaccgttgactaaaacctctctcacgagcaagacgtgatcagaccccataactatatgggtgttatatttgttggaatcacatggtgatgtgaactagattattgactctagtgcaagtgggagactgttggaaatatgccctagaggcaataataaattagttattattatatttcttagttcatgataatcgtttattatccatgctataattgtattgattggaaacacaatacttgtgtggatacatagacaaaacactgtccctagtaagcctctagttgactagctcgttgatcaaagatggtcaaggtttcctggccataggcaagtgttgtcacttgataacaggatcacatcattaggagaatcatgtgatggactagacccaaactaatagacgtagcatgttgatcgtgtcattttgttgctactgttttctgcgtgtcaagtatttgttcctatgaccatgagatcatataactcacggacaccggaggaatgctttgtgtgtatcaaacgtcgcaacgtaactgggtgactataaagatgctctacaggtatctccgaaggtgttcgttgagttagtatggatcgagactgggatttgtcactccgtgtgacggagaggtatctcggggcccactcggtaatacaacatcacacacaagccttgcaagcaatgtaacttaatgtaagttgcgggatcttgtattacggaacgagtaaagagacttgccggtaaacgagattgaaataggtatgcggatactaacgatcgaatctcgggcaagtaacataccgaaggacaaagggaatgacatacgggattatatgaatccttggcactgaggttcaaacgataagatcttcgtagaatatgtaggatccaatatgggcatccaggtcccgctattggatattgaccgaggagtctctcgggtcatgtctacatagttctcgaacccgcagggtctgcacacttaaggttcgacgttgttttatgcgtatttgagttatatggttggttaccgaatgttgttcggagtcccggatgagatcacggacgtcacgagggtttccggaatggtccggaaacgaagactgatatataggatgacctcatttggttaccggaaggttttcgtgcattaccggaaaagtttcgggcttatcggtagtgtaccgggagtgccgggaggggtgccggggaccatcgggaggggtgtcacgccccaaggggtctcatgggctatgggaagagataaaccagcccctagtgggctggaataagttcccactaaggcccataaggtttgagaaggaaaaaacacaaggtggaaagagtttccaagtgggaaggtggaatcctactccaagtaggattggagtaggactcctccacctccaatttcggccaaacctttaggttttgaggctgcctcctcccctccctcccacctatatatacggaggttttagggctgatttgagacgactttctcacggctgcccgaccacatacctccatagtttttcctctagatcgcgtttctgcggagctcgggcggagccctgctgagacgagatcatcaccaacctccggagcgccgtcacgctgccggagaactcttctacctctccgtctctcttgctggatcaagaaggccgagatcatcgtcgagctgtacgtgtgctgaacgcggaggtgccgtccgttcggtactagatcgtgggactgatcgcgggattgttcgcggggcggatcgagggacgtgaggacgttccactacatcaaccgcgttctctaacgcttctgctgtgcgatctacaagggtacgtagatcactcatcccctctcgtagatggacatcaccatgataggtcttcgtgcgcgtaggaaattttttgtttcccatgcgacgttccccaacagttttatATTAAGTAGATGCACTATATCTCTACGCAACATATCCACGGTGGGGTGTGCATGAgaggcactgttggggaacgtcgcatgggaaacaaaaaattgcctatgcacacgaagacctatcatggtgatgatcatctacgagagggagatcggatccacatacccttgtagatcgctaagcggaagcgttaataaacgcggttgatgtagtggtacgtcttcacgatccgtcccacgaaccgtcccacgatccgtcccacgaaccgtctcacgatccgtcccgatcaagtgcagaacggacgacacctccgcgttccgcacacgtacagcttgatgatgatctccgccttcttaatccagcaagagggggcggagaggtagatgagttctccggcacgacagcgtggtggggTTGATGGTGCTATTCAGCAGAGCTTCGTCTAAGCACCACTAAACTAGAGAAGAAACAGATCTAGAAAAAGAGGGCAGCATGTGGCTTTTATGATTGATCCCACACACGGGAAATTTACAGCGCAAATACACCGAGGAATACGCCTCGCATGCCGTATAATCCGTACGCGAACCACGTGGTAACCCCCCAACCAGAAACAGAGTAAACAACTCCCGTGCCCCATTCAAATTTCAAATCTCCCGAGTGCCTCTCGCCTGAGAGCTTTCAGAGCGCCACGAGCGGCGGAGATTGGCAGCCGCCGACGATGGAAGCGGCGCCTGCAGGGATGCATCCACAGCCCGAGTCCCTCACCCAGATCCTGCTCAGGTATCCTTAGTTCATTAATCCCTGAATCTGGTGAACGGCCTGTGTGGTCATTTATTCATCCCTGAATCCCCATGGACAGCTTCTCCAGCCCGTGTGAAGATACAAATCTCGGTCACCcacaggaagatgaagaagagcaGGTTGGGGATGTGGATTCAGAAGCGTTCGGATCTAAAGGAGGGAGCTGGGTGAGGGCAGAGAATCGTCTCCAGCCACACCAGACCACAACATATCCAAGCCCGTGTTTAGATGACGAACCGGATCCCCAAAATGGCACAATCAACGGGGACACGGAACTGACGCACTTCTTCTCAGATACGGAGACCCAAGGCGAGATACAAGATTTCGAGATGTGTTCTACGACGCCATCTTGGGTAGGAAAAAATCGgtcaggaaatgaaagatgtgATTCGCCGCTGGTATGCATTCAGAATACTCCAACATTGTTTAAATGGACGGAGGCAACCACAGCAAACCTCATTTGCGTGCAAAAGTCTGGCCAGGAGCAATGTACATGGAAGAGAAGGTAAAAGATGGTGCATCCCTGAAGCTATTTCAGTTTCAAGCAGCACCCTATTTTAGAGTTATACATTGGTTCCGGATGCAGCTTCTATTATATATACATTCGTAGACGAAATTTTAGTACCCTGTGTTACATGATTTCGTACATGCTAAGTATTTACGTCGCACGAAGTACACACACAAGAGCACGAAGTACACACACAAGAGCACATACATGCTTTACTTTGCTGCAACATCATGTCGCCCAGAGAGGTTTTTTCCATGGCATTTTTATGGACATTGGTTGTTTGTGCTCTGAGCTGGTATACACTCTGTACTAGCAGATAACTAAATAGCAGGACGACATGGCTAATTTTGAATATCCAGAAAATAGCAGGGCATTTACTTTGTTATTGAGATCCTAAAATCAATTGTGGATTTGATGGGCAGGATACGGCTTGGGAAAATACCTGATCAGAGAGAGCCAAAAATGGGAAGAGCATGCGCGCTTGAGAAAGCAATGCGCAGCTATGTAGACCAGAAGTCTGGTCAAGTGGTTGCTCCTGAGATCGGACGAGAGTTCGACTCACTAGCAGAGGCTTTTGAGTTTTACAACCTGTATTCTTGGGAGATTGGGTTCGGCATCAGATATGGTCAATCTAGGACAAATGCACAGAAGAGCAGAACAGTTCAAGACATCGTTTGTGGGTGTGCGGTCAGTATAGACAATATGCATATAACTCCCAAGTTGACGTTTTGCCGTTATCTGCACAGGTTCTAATATCCGATTCATGTTCAAATTTCAGGGACGGCCAAAGAAAGAAAACACAAATTCAGTGGCTTGCAACTGCCAAGCCTTGATCAGATTACACCGCACAAACGACAATGGATGGTATATTCATGACTTCAGATCGGAACACAACCATCATTTGTCTTCATCATGTGGAGAGAAATTACATTGGCCATCACACAGGAACATTGACACAAACACCAAAGATATAGTAAAGCACTTGATGAGTAACAACATAGGCTTGACGAAGGTTTTTTGTGTCATCGCAAGCTTTTTCGGATCGATGGAGAACGTACCATTCAACAAGAGGTCACTCAAGTACATGTGCACAAGGATGAACCAAGAGACTGCAGACGATGACATCAGGAAAACAATTGATTTGTTCTCAGAACTAAAGAAGAACGACCCTATGTTTAGTGACAGTGTTCTTGTCGACAGCGATAGCAAGATTCAGGCCCTTATGTGGACGAATGGAAAGAGCAGATACCAATATAAAATGTTTGGTGATGCAATCACATTCGACACAACATATCGTACAAATCAGTACGACATGCCTTTCGGGTTGTTTGTGGGTGTAAACCATCATTTTTAGAGTATTATTTTAGGAGGTGTTATGATGAGGAATGAGAAGGAGGAAACTTTCGATTGGGTATTCAAGGAATTCGTGTCGTTGATGGGAGGAAAAGCACCATTGACTATATTGACAGGTATATATATCCATGAGTGACATGCACAAATTTCTGGAGTTGGTACATATTATTTCTAAGTACTGATCGTAACATTTTTAAACAGACCAATGTCGTGCAATGGAGTTGGCTATTGCTAATGTCTTGCCTGGAACGAAACACCGATGGTGCAAATGGCATGTGCTGCGTCGGGCTAAGGAGGTTCTTGGCCCAGTCTATACAATGAACAGAGATTTCAGGGATGAACTACATAAGATTTTAGAATACATGCTCACTATCGAAGAGTTCGAAGCAGCCTGGGAAAATTTAATTCAAAAGTATAGCCTGCAAGATCACCCAATGATGACACAGATCTACGAGTTGAGAATGAAATGGGCAAAGCCATATTTTTCAGGTAAGACCTTCAATAGCATCACATGGAATTTCTCTTCCAATTAAACTGTTGCTTGCATGAGCAGACATGTATAATGAAGGATAATAGTCGTGTGGATTAATTATTCTAATGTTCATGCCAGCATATTGGCAAACCGACCTGTTGACTTGTAATGTTGACCTATGTTTTTCACACAGCATTCGATAACTATTTTAACTACGATATTACATGTGGATCTTGACAATctgtattactccctccgtttctaaatataagaccttgtagagattttactatagactacatacggaacaaaatgagtgaatctatacttcaaaatatgtctatatacatccgtatgtagtccatagtgcaatctctacaaggtcttatatttaggaacggagggagtagtaaataaGCGATATGTTTTGCATTTATACACTAGCAGCCGAAACAAATTCATAGTCATGTATATTGTGCATTTGGGGAATATATATATACAGTTTTTTCATTCTCAACTAACCATTTTCTGAAAGTTGGAGTTTTTGCGTTTTTCCTCATCCCCAAAATAATAGAACAACATATTGTGTGTAGCTTGAtaatcgagagtaattcatcgaaTCATTAAAAAATGTCTGAATGTACATCTTTGGACCAGGACGTTGCTGTGAGGTTCAGAATTTTTTTAGGATGGCGATTATACGATGGATCTCTCCTTTGATATTTTTTGCAGTTTTATTTTGCGCAAGGATGACAAGTACCCAGAGGTCAGAGAGCGCAAACCATATGTTGAAGAATTTTGTACCTGCTGGATCATCAATGCACATGTTCGTAAAGCATTATCAAAAACTTCAGTTTGACCGTGATTCCGAAGagaatttttctgaaaagaagagCCGTTTGGTAAGCTAAAAATATCTAGCGCGATTTTCGTATTGAGATATTGTATTAGGTATGGAATAATAACAAACATAACAAACATTAATATTTTCATAAAACAGGGCAGCACAGTACTGAAAATAGGGTTGCCTATGGAGAGACATGCCGGGAAGGTTTACACACCGGCATTGTTCAAATTATTCCAAGAAGCATGCTTTAAATCTGCTTCGTTCTACGTCGAGAACAATATTGTCATCAACGATACATACCGGGTGTCACACCTTTATGCAGAGCGTAGAGAAAGTTGGTCCAAGACTTCTTACAACGCCAAAATGAGTCAACCTGGCAATATGTTCCAATGCGAGTGTGGCATATACGAGCATATGGGTTTGCTCTGCTCTCATGCACTGCGGCTAATAAACATTCTCCAAGTATAATCCGTAATGCTATTTGTACAGTAAAATATGTGTTCTGCCTTCCGATTATGTTATAAAACTCGTTATGTTGAAAATGCTCCGCTTGTTGCAAAGTTGCTCACTTGATTTTTTTTAACTTGTGTACTAACTTACTCAGGTAATGGCACACCTGAACTTCACGAAGATATCAGAAGCACACATCATGACCAGGTGGACAAAAAATGCATGTGAAGATCTTCCTGAGCATTTGAAAATTTACAAGGCCCGCACCCCTATCCTTGATTCTACTACATTCAGACATACGACACTGTACACGACAGCTCTTGATATTGTGAAGATGGGTGACAGTAACCTGGAGGCATTCTCATTTGCAATGTCAAGATTATCTGTCACAAGGGATGGCCTAAAAGAAATCGCGAAGGAGCAAGACGGCAAAGGAATTCAGGATGTTTTAGACAAAGAAAA
Coding sequences within:
- the LOC123439494 gene encoding protein FAR1-RELATED SEQUENCE 5-like — protein: MEAAPAGMHPQPESLTQILLSFSSPCEDTNLGHPQEDEEEQVGDVDSEAFGSKGGSWVRAENRLQPHQTTTYPSPCLDDEPDPQNGTINGDTELTHFFSDTETQGEIQDFEMCSTTPSWVGKNRSGNERCDSPLVCIQNTPTLFKWTEATTANLICVQKSGQEQCTWKRRIRLGKIPDQREPKMGRACALEKAMRSYVDQKSGQVVAPEIGREFDSLAEAFEFYNLYSWEIGFGIRYGQSRTNAQKSRTVQDIVCGCAGRPKKENTNSVACNCQALIRLHRTNDNGWYIHDFRSEHNHHLSSSCGEKLHWPSHRNIDTNTKDIVKHLMSNNIGLTKVFCVIASFFGSMENVPFNKRSLKYMCTRMNQETADDDIRKTIDLFSELKKNDPMFSDSVLVDSDSKIQALMWTNGKSRYQYKMFGDAITFDTTYRTNQYDMPFGLFVGVNHHF